The Estrella lausannensis genomic interval TGCTACTTGCACCTTGCGGCAGAGCCTGTGCTGACACGGGAGCTGCTCGAGAAAAACGTCACGGCGATCGCTTATGAGACCGTGACCGATAGAGAAGGAAAGCTGCCGCTTCTTACACCCATGAGCGCTATAGCCGGGCGTTTTTCCATTCAGGCAGGGGCCGCCTGCCTGCAGCTTAATAACGGCGGCAAAGGAATGCTTCTGTCGGGTATTGCCGGAGTGCGTCCTGCCAGGGTATTGGTGATTGGCGGAGGCGTATCGGGTACTGAAGCTTTGCGGGCCGCTTTGGGTCTTGGGGCTGATGTGACGGTCCTCGATACTAAAATCGAGAGACTGCGGGAGCTCGATCTCCTTTTCGGGCCCAAACTGCGGACCCGGCTGTCGACACAGGCTGTTTTGGAAGAGTTGCTTCCCGAAGCGGACCTCGTCATCGGGGCTGTGCTCGCCAAACTCGGCAAAAGAGCGCCCCGGCTGATATCAAGGCAGATGCTGAAAACCATGGAACCCGGCTCCGCGGTCGTTGATATCTCTATCGACCAGGGAGGAGTGTTTGAAACTTCCCGTCCGACAACACACGAGAATCCGACCTATATCGAGGAGGGCATAGTTCACTACTGTGTGACTAACATGCCCGGCGCGGTAGCCAGAACTTCGACGGAGGCGCTGACCAACGCAACCCTGCCCTATATTATCACGCTGGCGGAAAAGGGAGTGAAGAGAGCTTTGAAGGAGGATGCCAATCTCCTTAATGGATTAAATACCTGTTTGGGTGAAGTCACCTGCGAACCGGTCTCGATGGACCTTGGCTTAACGCTAGCCTCTTTCGACAGGGCTCTTTCCAGACTATGAAGTATATTATCGGAATCGATCTGGGAACAACCAATACGGCCCTCTTTTATGCGAGGAGGGATGAAGCGGGAGTTCCTTCCAGGCAGTTCAATATCTTGCAGTTGACAGAGAGGGGGCCTCAGGAGAGGCCTACTCTTCCCTCGGCGATCTACCTCATTCAAGGGCATGAGACGGAAAAAAACTCTCTCAATCTTCCTTGGGAGGGAACGACGCATTATGCCGTTGGTGAAATGGCTCTGCACCTCGGCAAGCGAATACCTTCGAGGCTTATTCTCTCTGCTAAAAGTTGGCTGGCCATACCCTATTCTGCATCGCGGGACTCGATATTGCCGGCTTCCGCAGATGAGACTCTTGTCAAGATCAGCCCGCTTGAGTCCATCAGACGTCTTTTGGATCACCTTAAAAGAGCGTGGAACCATCAATTCAAAAAACACCCTATGGAAGAGCAGTCTGTTGTCATGACTGTACCTGCCTCTTTTGACGATAAGGCGCGAAGAATTGTTTTTGAAGCGGCTTTGAAGACCGGATTGCGAAATATCGTCTTTCTGGAGGAGCCACAGGCTGCCTTCTATCACTCCTTGGGAGCGGAGGGATGTCCCTCGTTCGGCGACGGCGATCTCATTCTTGTGGTCGACATCGGCGGAGGGACTACTGACTTCAGCCTGATTAGGCATAAAGGAGAGGATTCGAGCTCAGGATTTGAAAGGGTTGCTGTCAGCGACCATCTCTTGATTGGCGGAGACAACATTGACAGGGCCATTGCCTATCGATTGAGGGAGAGGCTTGAGGAGAAGGGAGAGGCTCTTTCAGAGAGCGAGTGGCTAAGCTTGATCCAGGCCGCCAAGGCTAGCAAGGAAGAGCTGCTGATGGATCCTGGCATGGTTGAAAAAGAGATTGTCCTTTTTGGCAGTTCCTCATCCCTGCTGA includes:
- the ald gene encoding alanine dehydrogenase; amino-acid sequence: MLIGIPKEIKKHEYRVGATPAIVKELTAHGHSVIVEQGAGEKIGFTDAKFEEAGALIGRQADEAYRADLVVKVKEPQPEEFNYLRKGQTLFCYLHLAAEPVLTRELLEKNVTAIAYETVTDREGKLPLLTPMSAIAGRFSIQAGAACLQLNNGGKGMLLSGIAGVRPARVLVIGGGVSGTEALRAALGLGADVTVLDTKIERLRELDLLFGPKLRTRLSTQAVLEELLPEADLVIGAVLAKLGKRAPRLISRQMLKTMEPGSAVVDISIDQGGVFETSRPTTHENPTYIEEGIVHYCVTNMPGAVARTSTEALTNATLPYIITLAEKGVKRALKEDANLLNGLNTCLGEVTCEPVSMDLGLTLASFDRALSRL